Below is a genomic region from Ictalurus punctatus breed USDA103 chromosome 12, Coco_2.0, whole genome shotgun sequence.
GTTGTAGCAATCATCTTGACAAGGCTGGCGATGTTAGTGGCTTGAAAGGCTTGATTATAGAGCAGATCCTTGGAGAAGAGCTTTGCATTGTAGGAAAGTGATTGTGTCTTCTCAGATGTAGTGATGAAATCTTTAAGGGTTCTGGTCAGGCTGGTTTTCACAATGTTGGACACCATCTGAAAAAAGCGAACCATCTTCTCCCACTGCTCCTTCACTCTCCCCATAGCATCCATTCCTTTGACCAGCATTTTTATAGTGGTGTTAAAGTCTATTTCTTTCACCTCACAGTTCCTCATGGTGATCAGGATATCAGTCAGCTCCTTTTGGTTCTTCTCCATGTTCTCTACACTCTTCTCATAGGCCTCTCTGGTCTTGTCCAGTTGAGCGCGGTTCTGCTCTATGCGGAACCTAGCATTGTCTGATGCCCTATCTGAAGCTCTCATCATCTcagatttattttcttctttatacATCATTGGTGGTTTGGGAGTCAGGGCAGCAGACTTTGTGATGTCTTTACTTCTGCTGTCGAAACTGCGAGCTGATTCAGTTAGTTTTCTGATCCTTTCAATCATCTTCTTTGTTTTGGCATCTTTACATTTCCCCTCTGGTGCGTACTTTGCAAATTGTCCACAGATCACAATGCCCTCTTCACATATGTTTTTggctttcattttttctttgcaGGTTGGGCTTTTATCTAAACTCACCTTGATTCTTTTGAACTGTTCGGCCAGGAAATCTGTTATTGTAGATTTCTTCTTTTGATCATACAAGTCTTTCCAGTTAATCGTGTTGTCTTGCACAAACTTTTGTATATTCTCTGTGCACATCAGGATTTCTGCTGACTTgctatatatattaattatatcaAAACTATCAACAGcagattttttacttttacttgtaCTATAAATTATTTTGTGAACTTTACAGAGTTGGGTCACTGACTGAGTAATCATGGTTGTTACTCCATTGAAAAGAGATGTGATGCTCTCAGTCAAGCCTGCAACAACATCCATACCCATCATGTCCCATCCACCGGGTAGTGAATCCATTGCTTTGTTGTAACGTTCATGTGCTTCCTGAAGTTGCTCTTCCATGGTTTTCATTGCCTTCTCTGAGCATTTAGCAGCTTTTTCTGATGACTGTTTCCTCAATTTGGCCTCATCCAGTTTCTTCTTGACAGCATCCAGCTCCTCCCCATAAAAGTACTCAGCATTTACACATGCTTCCAGCAGTTCTTGGAT
It encodes:
- the LOC108272984 gene encoding uncharacterized protein LOC108272984, with the protein product MDSQIAKKNQSLTTAEEMRNQTKLVMQPYANWEEYLTPAPLSIAILGELVFISSNTDFSINKNPPKDGYKYIRYPDSFRACLMQVCNSGWGAFNEAHKNMDQIRLHTMAVPDYMKTAVKILFKGNDEVVQAHLPDQLENIRVIADDCLELANSTEKWFTDVINIIQELLEACVNAEYFYGEELDAVKKKLDEAKLRKQSSEKAAKCSEKAMKTMEEQLQEAHERYNKAMDSLPGGWDMMGMDVVAGLTESITSLFNGVTTMITQSVTQLCKVHKIIYSTSKSKKSAVDSFDIINIYSKSAEILMCTENIQKFVQDNTINWKDLYDQKKKSTITDFLAEQFKRIKVSLDKSPTCKEKMKAKNICEEGIVICGQFAKYAPEGKCKDAKTKKMIERIRKLTESARSFDSRSKDITKSAALTPKPPMMYKEENKSEMMRASDRASDNARFRIEQNRAQLDKTREAYEKSVENMEKNQKELTDILITMRNCEVKEIDFNTTIKMLVKGMDAMGRVKEQWEKMVRFFQMVSNIVKTSLTRTLKDFITTSEKTQSLSYNAKLFSKDLLYNQAFQATNIASLVKMIATTYTEVSTIHLMDRVSSLGKLMAMDKEKPEFNSERQQLQNSCDEAQKAILRLVLKNKEEFERKSAARLEKIDKELLAILPPAAPEETKSIQEAVKSGFTAEEEEDYA